Below is a window of Leptidea sinapis chromosome 28, ilLepSina1.1, whole genome shotgun sequence DNA.
ttatttatagtatcaCAAATCGAAAACATATTACACGGCGCTAGAATAAATTCTTGACTCTTTTGTGTAGTCGCCTGATTCAGAAAAAGCTATGGGAATTCTAAATGTAAGAATACCGATCAACATTAATACTGCTACTCATTTTTCAGGGTCCAGTGAAGGTTGGTTTTAGTCCACACCAAATAGCCATCGTAATGAGAAATCTAATGCAAAGAATTGGCTTTAAACAATTTTATGTCCAAGGTGGTGATTTCGGTCACACGATTGGCTCTCATATGGCGATCCTGTTTCCAGACCAAGTGCTTGGTTTCCACACAAGTTTCCCAGTTAATTTTTCAAAGATCTCCATGTTAACATGGCTGGTTGGTGGTGTTTGGCCTAGCTTGATGCCAAAGGAAATTACAGATTCAATGTACCCTTTAAAAGACAAGTTTAAGTATCTTTGGGAGGAATTCGGGTACATGCATATTCAGGCAACAAAACCTGATACTGTTGGTAAGTTGGTATCTCTTAATTTCACCATCgcatttaagaaaaaaatttgatAATAGAATTTATGAAACACTAAGGGAACTCCTCCAAATTGATGAGCATATatgtataaaagtaaataacgtttttggttttttcaacaGCAAGACAAACGTACATATGTGTATGTACAGAACGTATCATTTGGTGATAAACAAACAATCCGCTTGTCAATCCAAGCGGGGTCTGTGTCATCGGCTAGCggagcacgtacaactaccctcatgattcctaataaaatcaACAAGTGCCGTACACATAATTTTAGGTCACGCCCACGCCGTTTCAATCTATTCAGAGTGTATGCCCTtaagtcaaagttttttttttatttatttgttttcaacacTTACGTCTAGCCTTACAGGATTATTCCAAATGCGCTTGTGAAACAttcatgttaaaaaataatgtaacatttaaaaaaggtaaaaaaggcatttattttcacaaaaatgattcctttagaattctttttgatgtcatttcttatactactagatattactaccgcttcggaaacaaatggcgctctgagagagaagaagcggcgcaagaaactctcccagcattcttttttttgcgctcttttcaataaaaatatacaatattgtacggtcatttctatcgctataaaataatcacaatctagttccaggctgtccgatcatttagatattcagcagtggagtaataggatttacgacagagccatttttttataaaacattttgatttatttatagataatgcttgaacagtggctgggactttattgtagaagtgtatacatttacctttaaagctattatgtatcttatgaagcctactagaattagttaaaagcaatccattatttctagtgttataataatgaaaatcactattaagagcaaaaaggtaacgatttttgtgaacatatattaaattttcataaaagtactgacaatgaacagtcatgatatttattaaaatattaatattctttaaatttttctttgagagactgtctataaccaagctgatatatagtacgaacagctctcttttgcagtgcaaacacaatatcaatgtcagcagcatgaccccatagtaatataccgtacgtcatgatgctgtgaaaataactaaagtacactaatctagcggtcgcaacattcgtgtactctcttatctttctaactgcatatgccgcagagctgaatctatctgctagatgggcaatatgtggaccccactgaagatTTTTATCTAAcatgatacccaagaagactgcagtgtccacaagttccaatctctggtcatttataagtacgttggtttgtacctccgctgtgtttggtgtaatgaaccgtaaacactttgtttttttactgtttaagtgcagattattcgtctcaaaccaatgcactatctttgagagtgcattgtttacctcgtcatcaatatccgcacgtcgcttcactttaaaaataagtgaagtatcatcagcaaataatacaatctcatggctatcatctaccacaaacggtagatcgttaatatatataagaaacaagaaaggaccgagaatagaaccctgtgaacacctattcccacaggtttacccgaagaccgtttgccatttacatcgactatctgaactctttcgcttaaatatgattttaacagatttagggctctatttttcactccataatgttttagttttaggagtaaagtttcatggtggacgcagttaaatgctttggacaaatcacaaaaaatgcccaatgcatcctgtgactcttctcaggcgtcaaagatgtgctcaatgagtctagtacccgcattaattgttgataagcccctagtgaaaccaaacagatttttgttcattaatttacaaaaatgcatttttagctgttgaagcaaaagttttcaaaaattttactaaaaacagcaggcagcactgaaataggtctgaaattatcAGCGTCAAAataactgcccgatttaaacaaaggtataactttgctgtatttcatgaggtcagggaataCACCCTCATCTatacattcattaaatattattgctaattcaggtgctataatgtcaagtatgtattttacaatattagtcgaatggccccataggtcttttgtattttttaggttaattaatttgaagatttttattatatcgctacctgtaacatacttaaatttcaaatcagtggaagaaactggtacgtgtaatttaagcatatcatatgctgcttttggcgaagagttaaggtgtttggtcgtgacaatcgggatttcggagatgtatttatcaaattcatttgcaatttctatttccgaatttataacgcgattattaatatttaaacagatagaggtgttacggcaattcgatctaccagtttctttgttaattacactccaaatcgcttttactttattattactgtttttaattttatctgcaatgaaacgtgttttcgcttcatgacaaactactttaaagagcttggagtatttttttacatttattttaaattcttcactattattgtaatgcttctcataataaaggtcatataagcgtttacgacttttgtggatacccattttgcccaatcattaaaacaatgtttgttgtttactgtcaccgttactggagtaaaaatcctgtcaaattcctcacagaaggaattgaagactaagttatagtgaaaatgagcataaattaaaaaataacctaTGTATCTTATCGAATTATATACACTTAAtcttacatacataaattaatactaaagaatctaatctaataattatgtattattatcataacataTAACCCACATTGCAATCTTTGTGGGTTCACTCAGAGTGCAAAAAAACAGagacataatttttattatttcaacttATTCGTACCTACTACTGTTGTCTATGTAAGGATCATTTAAGAGTAACGTTTATAATTTAGTCTAGGTCTCACTTTAGTGTTAAACGTAATATATTACGTATATACGCCATTGTCTGTTTTAGGTATAGCTCTCCAAGATTCTCCTGTCGGCCTTGCTGCATACATCGTAGACCGGATTCTGGTGTTCACTAACCAATCCAACAAACTCTTGGAAGATGGCGGTCTATCTTCCTTCAACAAAACTGACCTGATCGACAACGTGATGCTGTACTGGAGCACTGGAAGTATCACCACGTCTTTGAGGTTGTATAAGGAGAGTTTCGCGAGTGAAGTTGACAGGATTTTAGAAGAGTGAGTATTTTACTCGTATTTTCACAAAAACATGCTTTTTAAATGACAttgtttattatacaaataaaactgaaaacaaaattttatgaacgatgcgggactcaaacccgccgCGTCTACTCACGTTCCGTAAAAGCGCTCttgccaactgagccaaccgttcgagtgacgtatcattgatataattttgtatgctttgttcaactctcagattgtggcttcatctacaggatctactttacagttgataacctgttcaaccccaatatttgcatattaggaaattgacttgagatgtcgctcttgtaaatgtACACAATTTcttatattgtttcaaagtgatAGCCGTAACCTCTCCGACACGGAATGCTAGAGGTCacggattcgaatcccgcatcgttcataattttttttttcaatttttttttttgtaattaatcccagaagtgatggttatcacttttaaacatAACAATTAGTGACATTGTTGGTAttgaatacaataaatattattgtaggtATTAAATAAGATTATGTTTACCGTCTAACTTCCCGTTACTGAAAAACTTCCCGCTATGCTCACTTATCCATAAAGAATCTTTCCGGTAATTTTATCCTGAGCGCGTCTAAAGATCTAGGActaattctaaatttaaaaaaaactgacagATTACCAACCTGGTGTTATGCTAAGTGAGCAATTTTGATCATTGAAATACTTTTTCTCTCTCCCACACTTTGGTAAACTCTATTATTATCTATTCTATTCAATTTATGAAACCTTAAGTTATTTGGGCAAATAatcattacaaaataaaaacaacctaagagttgaacaagacattccAAGATTTACGGTCGATGCGTCACTTGAACCGTTGGCTGATTGCTcaattggtaagagcgctcggacggaatccgaggagcgcgggttcgagtctcgcatcgtgtaaaaaattaatttaatttgtatactataaagtaagttattaactgttttcatgtttgaaaaaaatgatctagaaatattttttctagaATTCCAACACCAGTACCAACTTGGGGTCTTCGTACTAAGCACGAAATCTTCCACACACCAGACTTCATTCTGCGCAGGAAGTACAATCTGTTAGGAATCACCAATCTGGATACAGGTGGCCATTTTGTAGCTTTTGAGAAGCCGGTTGAGTTTACAGATGACGTGTTTACGGCTGTAAAGAAATTTAGgttaataaagtgatttttattgttatatcttgtttattttaattttcttatcttAACCTTTCCTtggttatacaaatgatttaagttttcttaagtgttaattccgccaatattcgtttttaaaacaattcgacacgtgtttcgcctctacacgaggcatcctcaggacgtgttgtctcgccaaaatcagtTCGACTGATcttaatcatttgtataatattatggatttccgcaaagtaacgcctaattcaataaaatttccttTCCTTGGTTGTCTCTACAATTCTGTAATctacaaacaaacttatattatattcttcatAAACTAAAAAAGAATGGCTGGTTTTGGAAAATATCAcatcttaatattttttgtgttaaaatTGTCGGAATACTTGctttaattaagtaaaaaagaCTTCGTGTCTTTATTACGACAATGTGAtagatctttttttatgacattgagggacaacgagcaggacgttcatcatcatcattatcagccggaagacgtccactgctggacaaaggcctcccccaaagagatccacgacaatcggtcctgcgctgccctcacccaacgtattccggcgatcttgaccaaatcgtcggtctatcttgtaaggggcctaccaacactgcgtcttccggtacgtggtcaccattcgaggacttttctgccctaCCGGACATCTGTCTGTataactatgtgccctgcccactgccgcttcagtttcgcaatcatttgggctatatcggtaactttggttctcctacggatctcctcatttctaattcgatctcgcagcgaaactccgagcataaccATATCCAAGTtagattcgacgagtgacctctttcgcaggacgttcagctgatggtaattgatatggcctgcccattacaaagcagtgacgctcaggattcttgaaaaacccaaaaattctgagcggcactacaattgccctcgtcaccttgaaacatatgatgtcaagtctcatttgcccagtaatttcactagctacggcgccctgcagaccgaaaaacaataatgattacacattacgtGCGCCTTTGTattacccataatatagccggcatcctgtgcaaaggtttACTTCTAGAAAGTGTTTGTACTATTTAGTAATTGTTTCTCAGTTGGGCTATACCATAACAAGTTCCGAAGTTTcattcaacaaaaataaaaacaaaaatctttCAAGAGTCGTCGGCTGTAGGCGCATAATTCGATTTATCGATGCTGATTCGATTCCGAGCGATTACTGCTCGCGTCGGGTTCGTGTTTTGGTTTTATAAATCGATTTTAAATTCCCTCCGTCTTATCGAATTTTGTATTTACTGAACGAGAAGttgatgaaatatttttcatttacatAACTGTGACGTATAGATACAGTAAATTAAACGGtggtttatattaatttatcgtATATATACATTagttaatatttgaatataattaaaatgaagtTTCTGttacaatcaaaatatttgtaatacaattagCTTCGCATATTAAGAGAGCAAAAGAATATGACACGAGTCATCTAATGTCCTTTCCCATAGAATATAATAACGTATAGATCACCTGACAACCCGATAAAGCAggaacaattttgatttgttaatgAGTGCGTTTGCTAGttgattaatattcaaaatactaagaagctaattccaagcgtggctgactatttCCGACTTGTAAATCAAATTCGATTACAGTCACGATATATTCGCTTTACTTTTCCAACTCTGCGTTTGAGATGTTCTTCTTTCACATACGCTTTGTTTGCATATACGCtggtatattgtaagtatatggTGCTTTCTAGTCCATAACTCTACACTATTAACTAGTCAGGAATACAAACATAATATcgcaatgtcataaaagtatattaacaCTTAATTATGCGCATTAAGAAAATCACACAAGTGGTCGCAGGGAGTCACATATGACCCAAAAGTTACGAATAAAATTGGAGTGGAAGgaactaataaaattaaaattatttaaaagtgcttattataaattaaaataaaataacagacctttcacttaatttaattgaaaatataaaacagcTAGTAATAGCTCTTAAAATTATCTTGACCCCATGCGCCTAATGAAGGCTTAGTAATAATATGAATCAATGAACGCCCATgtggtttcataaaataatggaatttcaaaacaatattgcATTCTCCACGGTGATAAGTTTTCCCTTTACCCAATCAATCATACAACACTAACAATAAACAATGATAaacttaacaaataataaagcTTTTATCCATCCATATTTATTGTTTGGGCTCCgtacctcaaaaggaaaaaaaGGAACCCGTGTAAGATCGCTATGTTGTCTGTCCTGCAGTCTGTATGTCAAGATGTCGGAAAAGCGTGGAAGAATCGAGTTGAAATTACTGCTaagttaacttaaaaaaaaggaCATAGCCGTGAATGCcgcaaaaaacaaatatttcgaCACACTCAAGGGAATCAAGATATAAAGGGTATTTtaactatgaaatttggcaagttttatttcatgttatactacaagtataaaaaaatattgtgaaagtgtgaaaactatatattagtaattaaatcataaaaaacaggATCTTACTGAAAGGAACGGCGGTCTAAATTATGAATTAAGTTAACCGTGTCATATGGGTTATCCTAggtggtttatggctacttatttttttattgtatttgtaataagatgaataaaatttaatttatttccttcttAAATTCGCTCAGCGAGCTCTGCGGGCAGCATCAGctagtaacattataataacaacataagaaaatttgtttgattaactCGAGTATTacacattcaaataaaacactttttaatggattacaatagcgtgtaattgtaactgtgttttaaatTAGACTTTAcgtaaaagtttaataattattttagctaacaCGATATTTCAAGACCTtaccagatctcgttttcaaggTGTgaatgaaatgagtcaagatagtacttgtaatagttgtcattatgaagtttagcgagATTTATTGcttcggaggtggtatttgtaGACTGATGgtttttgggttttaatttataGATTACTGAatcacgtgttttaatccttttaaaagtgttttatttaaataagaaatttgcATAAACCTTTGAAATAGATTAAATTTGATACACGCCCTCTAGTTTTTACTCTCATATTGTTTGCTACAAGAGCTCCTCGGCGATATTAAgcattatgaatatattataatttgacgcaTAAAGATGAGTCTGTTGATAAATATACTACACAGATAGTATGTTCCAGTAACGACGGTGCATTTGATGTTAAGTATAAAACGACCACCATCCATCATTAATAACGTGTTGAGAAATGAGATTCTTTCAAGAATAATGGACATATGATAGGTCGCCCCATCCCAACCCCAATGGAGACATCAAAGTAGAGGGATACTTGAAAATTTCTTGAATATaattgaatagaaatatatttatttaatattacatatgatgttgcaacaacacttggtttACCATGATATTTACATCATGAAGCTACTCTTTCGTAAATGGGGAGAAGAAGAGAGAACTCCATACCTTCAAGAGCGAGGGCAAACTAAAAAATTGTCCAATGATGTTTTGTCATTAAtataggatattttttttagtaattaaattgtaaaacataGGAAACTAATTTGGTTGGTAAGGAAATATTGAACCAGGCAATTTTCTATGAATATATATAACGCGTACCCAAGTACCTACGTgcaaacacacacactcacacatagaCAATAAATCAGACATCAAAACTTTCTGAAGGATCAAGCAATTAagttaaaatcattttttttttataatataaaagggaCTAGTTTTTCCAGCTTCAGTAATaagatgaaaatattatttcaagtcGTATGCCTATAAAATCCTGCAGTGGGTACTAATACAATTTCTGCCACACTTCTCAGTGAAAAGCCTTCAAATTTAGGTTGAAAAAGAATAAATTTCCTATAATCAAAAATCGTGTAAGCTCTATAttgattgaaatttaaatgattataaGAATACTTCGTCAATCTACATATAAGGAAAGTGAATGGTGCAAAGTCTCTTTCACTCGCCTTGCTACTTTAGGTACTCTTTCTCTTTCATTCCATATCAGCGAAGGTATTTGCTATCATTCGTTGCATGTGGACCCAgtctaatataaaattttaagtaataattcTAGATAGGCTATCACTTTTGTATGTATGTCCCAACAGCTCCGTCTGTGGTTAAATTTCTTCTGATTCAAATACGCTATACTTAACGCGAGCGCGCTGACCgcagaataatatgtatatctttaagCACGATTAACATTGAGAAGAGCTTCGCAACATCATGATCGATAAGTGGATGTAAATTAGAAGCTAACTTGAATTAAACGAAACAGATGTACATTATACTAGTGAGGAATATTTTAAGAGGCTTGTAGGACTTATAATTGGGATAAGTTTGAAAATGGCCTTAATAAAAAACGATGTATATAGCCAACATTTCATCTGGAAGACTTCAACTGCTAGACAGAGGCCTCCTCCATAGACCTTAATGACGATCGGtcccctcatccaacctattccgccAATCTTGACCACATCATCGGTCCACTTTGTACACCTTGGTCCATTAACCATCTGTCATCAAACTATGCGCCCTGCTTTCTGCCACTTAAGTTTCGCacccatctgggctatgtcggcgactttggttctcctacggatctcctcatttctgattctaaCTCGcggggaaactccgagcataaacctctccattgctctctgtGCGACTATGATTTTCCTCATAGTTTGCGACCACGTCTGAGTACAGCCTTACCTATAAAAAGCCAAGAAACTTCAGTAAGTTTCTTGCTTAGTGCAAGCAAGTGCAACAAGTGCCCACGTCATCCAGGGCCCTGTTTTCGTCTTGGGATCTGCTGCTCACTGCGAAACCACCTCTAAGAGTTGCAAAAAAGCTAAGAATGCAAGGCTGAAGACGATGACAGTTCAAAAACAGAAactacttttttaatttaacttttttaatgttaactatGGACATTGGTCTGAAATAATCACTTcgtataaaaagataaaataataattccgaAATATGGAACAAATTACACCATCATAAGCTTCAACAgctatatacactggcctgcaaaagtaagtatcacacttttcaaattaattttttttcttaactatagaaggtagagatttaaaattaaaaacgttttgttgcaaattttataggctttaattcttagaaactaaaattatacattagtaacatttttaacttaaaaaagataaaacaatgaaaatagacatttttagtttagtgtaaaaaaattcaactgaaatgtattacatgttatttaatttttaataactggtattgcctcctcgagctctgattacagcttcgagccggtttggcatactgaacactaggtttcggagccgatgttgggaaatattctcccattcttctaccagagCCTGCtatagtgccctgagggtagtaggtggtggtctgcgatttctgactagcctcccaagctcatcccaggcgtgttcaatcgggttgagatcaggacttcttgatggccaagccatcacgctgataccgacctcctgaatatactcttgtacgatatgagccgtgtgtggccgggcattatcatgcatcagcatcgatccatcacccatatttgctaaatacggtcctgcatactcattgagaatctcttgagcatatctttgcccagtgagggtgccattttctatggctactaggtCTGtggaccttctgaagatatgccagcccatacatgtacactgcctccaccgtattggactttttctgagatgcaggcttgaaggtatcgctcaccaggtcacctgta
It encodes the following:
- the LOC126973118 gene encoding juvenile hormone epoxide hydrolase-like, producing the protein MAPKKKVNKNSDAKSKDKNEKANSSGSIAACLLILTPIAAVTLSLVAFQFYNKFLSIPEIPNLDYDVWWGPNTTKVDTTIRPYKIVFSDAMQENLRRKFEMYRRSTRLKSLEESAEYGINSDALGQLFAHWQFQYKYPKRVKYLNKFDHFKTTIQGLDIHFVHVKPTAENVKVIPLLLLHGWPSSIKDFYEAIPLLTSPRPGYDFVFEVVVPSLPGFCYSQGPVKVGFSPHQIAIVMRNLMQRIGFKQFYVQGGDFGHTIGSHMAILFPDQVLGFHTSFPVNFSKISMLTWLVGGVWPSLMPKEITDSMYPLKDKFKYLWEEFGYMHIQATKPDTVGIALQDSPVGLAAYIVDRILVFTNQSNKLLEDGGLSSFNKTDLIDNVMLYWSTGSITTSLRLYKESFASEVDRILEEIPTPVPTWGLRTKHEIFHTPDFILRRKYNLLGITNLDTGGHFVAFEKPVEFTDDVFTAVKKFRLIK